The genomic segment CGCCTGAGGCTCTGGCGCGCGGCGAGGAAGCCCTGCCAGTGGCTGACGGCGAGCTCCACCGGAGCGAGCGCGCGCGACATGATGATCGAGGACGCGATCATGGCGCCCGGCGAAATGGCGTTCTCGATGGCGAGATAGGCGCCGGCGGCGAGGATCCCCGACTGCATCACGAACCGGAAGGTCTTGGTGAGCGAGGAGAACAGCGCGCCGCGGTCGGCCACGCGGTTCGCGGCCTCGTGGTGCTCCGCGCTCAGCCGCCCCCAGCGTTGCTGCAGGTGGGGCAGCATGCCCATGGCCGCGACGGACTCCGTGTTCTGCCGGCCCATCTCCGCGAAGGCGGACCGCTTGGCCTGCCTCTCCGCCATGGCCCGGGAGAGCTTCCGGGTGGAGAGTTCGTTGACGAGCATCAGCACGACGAGGATCGCCGCCCCGCAGGCCGCCACCGCACCGAGCAGGACGTGGAACGAGAAGATCACGAGGAGATAGAGCGGCAGCCACGGCAGATCGAAGATCGCGACCGGCCCCTGGCTGCCCACGAACTGGCGCAACCGCTCCAGATCGCGCACCGGCGTCGCCCGCTCGCCCTGCGGCCCGGCGCGCAGGGGCACCATGAGCTCCGCGGCGAAGCAGGCCTGCGACAGGGACGCATCGAGCCCGCGCCCGACCCGGTGCAGAACCCGCGACCGCAAGGCCTCCAGAAGGCCGAAGAAGGCGTAGAGGCCGGCGGCGAGGCCGGCGAGCGCGATCAGCGTCGGGATGCTCCGGCTGGCGAGCACCCGGTCATAGATCTGCATCATGAAGAGCGGCCCGGTCAGCATCAGGATATTGATGACCAGGCTGAACAGCACGACCGCGCCCAGCGCGCCGCGCAGGCGGGCGAAGGCCGCTCCGAGCCGCGACTGCGCGCGCATGTCCGCCTGCATGCCCGTCATGCCGCCCCTGCCATACGGCCGGAACGGCGCAGGTCTTCGCATGCCTGCGCGGCAGCGTGACGGCCCAGACAGGCGGGCGCGATGGGCATTGGCGGCTCTCCCAGGATCGAGACAGGACATGCGGGGCATGCCGGCGCGAGCGCTGCGGCATGCCTTACCGTCGATTAGCCAATGCGATTGACAGATACGTGACGGACCGGCGCCCTGTCCTCAGAGCGCCGCGGCGGCCCGGGCCGCCTGGTCGTAATGGCCGGAGAGCGCACGCAAGGTGGCGGCGACGGCGGAGATCGCCTTGGGATCGAGGCCGAGCTCGCGGACCGCCTGGACGAGCAGCGCCTCGCGCACCTTGCGGTAGGCGCGGCAGACCTCCATGCCCTTCTCGGTGATGGCGATCACCTTCTCCTTGCCCGCCCGCGTGCTCTCCACGAGGCCGCGTTTCTCCAGCTTCTTGATCGCATAGACGACCAGATGGGTGTCCTCGATGCCGAGCACGATGCAGATATCGGCGAGCCGCTTCGGCCGCTCGCGCAGATTGACGGAATGGAGCACGAGCACGTCCATGGCGCTCAGCCCGGTCTCGCCGGCCGCCGCCATGCAGCGCACCATCCAGCGGTCGAAGGCGTGGCCGGCCAGAATGAGGCCGAACTCGTATTCGGCGAGCTCCGGCAGGCTCTCGTCGTCCGACTGGTGGCTGAGAGAAACGATCGGACCGGAGGGGGTGTCCCGTGTCATCTGTCCTTAACCCATTCTCCGCGCGTGCAGCCATTCCCGCACGCCATACGGAGGTCGTCTATCACGAATGGAGGATATCCGACAGACACGCAGCCGGGGAGCCTCCTCGCCCGATCTGTGAACAGGCAAGGCCGGCCGACCGCCGCGACTGCGCCCTACTGGCGGGATTTCGGCGTCTCCGACCCGTTCTTTTCCTTGTTGTGATTGTTGTTGTTCCGGATCGGATCCACCGCGGGCGGATCGCTCGCGGGAAGGTTTCCTCAAGGCTTTCGTCGAGAAGCTCGTCCAGATGCTTCTTCTTCTCTTCCCTGGAGGGCTTGGGCGTCCCGCCGGGCGATGTGGATTCCTTCGGTCGGCTCGTCATCGTACTGCTCCCGCGTTGCGGATTGCGGCGGCAAGGCGTCCCGGTCCCCACCGGTGTCCCTAGTAAGGTAGGTGGTGCGAATACCATATGAAAGGTCAGGCGGCCCGCGAGACGTGAAGCGTAGGCCCATGCCGCCGCCACCGGCTTTGACAAGCATCAAGTCGGTGCGCAGCCCCTCGGCCTAGGCTCCATGAGGTGCGGCGCTCCTGTTGCCGGAGGGTCGCCGGGCGTTCAGTCCAGGGAGACACGACATGGTGAAATCGCAATCCTGGCCGAAGGGCACCCCGCCGCTGGAGATCGCGACGGAAAAGGTCTGCTACATCGTCATCAAGGCGCGCGAATTCGACGCCAAGGACATCGCGACCATCCCCGATCCCGGCTCCAACGCGGCCGACGACATGATGTATTCGGTCCTTGAGGACCGCAGCGACGACCCCGTCCTGGAAGAGCTCACAAGCGTGATCCAGAATCTCGACGAGGACGAGCAGATCGATCTGGTGGCGCTCGCCTGGCTCGGGCGCGGCGACGGCACGCTGGCCGACTGGGCGGAGCTGCGCCGGTCCGCCGCCGAGGCCCACAACGAACGCACCGCCGACTATGTCCTGGGACTGGCGCTCCTGTCGGACTATCTGGAAGAGGGATTGAACCAGTTCGGCCGCTCCTGCGAAGGTGTCGAGCTGGGCCGCATGTGACCGGTCCCGCCAGCGCGGCGCCGGGCCGAACCACGGATCTCCACGAATGGCCGTTCACAATGTCGATATCGCGGACATGTTCGACCGGATGGCCGGCCTGCTCGATATCGAGGGCGCCAATCCGTTCCGGGTCCGCGCCTATCGCCAGGCCGCGGGCACGATCCGCGACCTGCCGGAAAGCCTCGCCGCCATGGTGGCCGACGGGGACGATCTCTCCGAACTGCCGGCAATCGGCGACGACCTCGCCGAGAAGATCTGCGAGATCGTGGAGACCGGCCGGTTCCGCGAGCTGGAGGCGACGGAGAAGCGCATCCCGGCCACCCTCGCCGACCTGACCCGGATTCCGGGGATCGGCCCGAAGCGGGCCCGCAAGCTGCACGACGCGCTCGGCATCGCCTCCCTCGACGACCTCGCCAGCGCCGCCAAGGCCGGCAAGGTTCGCGAGCTCGAGGGCTTCGGCGAGGCGGTGGAGGCGCAATTCCTGGAGGCCATCGAGGCACACCGGTCCAAGAAGCAGCGCTTCCGGATCTCCATCGCAGAGGACTATGCGAAGGGTCTCGAGGCCTATCTGAAGACGGCACGCGGCGTCGCCCGCGTGATCGTGGCGGGCAGCTATCGCCGGCGGCGCGAGACGGTGGGCGATCTCGACATCCTCGCCACCGCCGCCGACGGCGCGGCGGTGATCGACCATTTTACCCGCTATGACGAAATCGAGGACGTGGTGTCGAAGGGCTCGACACGCTCGACCGTCCGCCTGAAATCGGGCCTGCAGGTCGATCTGCGCGTCGTGGCGGAGGAAAGCTACGGCGCAGCGCTTCAGTACTTCACCGGATCGAAGGCCCATACGGTCGCCCTGCGCAAGATCGCTCGGGCAAAGGGCCTCAAGATCAACGAATACGGCATCTATCGCGGCAGGAAACACCTCGGC from the Kaustia mangrovi genome contains:
- a CDS encoding type I secretion system permease/ATPase, with protein sequence MTGMQADMRAQSRLGAAFARLRGALGAVVLFSLVINILMLTGPLFMMQIYDRVLASRSIPTLIALAGLAAGLYAFFGLLEALRSRVLHRVGRGLDASLSQACFAAELMVPLRAGPQGERATPVRDLERLRQFVGSQGPVAIFDLPWLPLYLLVIFSFHVLLGAVAACGAAILVVLMLVNELSTRKLSRAMAERQAKRSAFAEMGRQNTESVAAMGMLPHLQQRWGRLSAEHHEAANRVADRGALFSSLTKTFRFVMQSGILAAGAYLAIENAISPGAMIASSIIMSRALAPVELAVSHWQGFLAARQSLRRLRLLVDRPDAPQAATALPAPQHRLDVSGLGVVPPGLRVPTLQGVRFALEAGDGLGVIGPSASGKSTLARALVGVWPAAQGEIRLDGATPDQWPRDVFGRFIGYLPQSVELFDGTVAENIARFDPEASSEAILAAARLAGVHDMILALPDGYDTRIGEGGAVLSAGQRQRVGLARALYGQPFLVVLDEPNSNLDADGETALTAAISAMREAGSIVVVVAHRPSALKALDKVVMIGNGRQQAFGPKDEVLRNATVQRNPEPGGLAVVSQG
- a CDS encoding winged helix DNA-binding protein, yielding MTRDTPSGPIVSLSHQSDDESLPELAEYEFGLILAGHAFDRWMVRCMAAAGETGLSAMDVLVLHSVNLRERPKRLADICIVLGIEDTHLVVYAIKKLEKRGLVESTRAGKEKVIAITEKGMEVCRAYRKVREALLVQAVRELGLDPKAISAVAATLRALSGHYDQAARAAAAL
- a CDS encoding DUF3775 domain-containing protein, with the translated sequence MVKSQSWPKGTPPLEIATEKVCYIVIKAREFDAKDIATIPDPGSNAADDMMYSVLEDRSDDPVLEELTSVIQNLDEDEQIDLVALAWLGRGDGTLADWAELRRSAAEAHNERTADYVLGLALLSDYLEEGLNQFGRSCEGVELGRM
- the polX gene encoding DNA polymerase/3'-5' exonuclease PolX, translating into MAVHNVDIADMFDRMAGLLDIEGANPFRVRAYRQAAGTIRDLPESLAAMVADGDDLSELPAIGDDLAEKICEIVETGRFRELEATEKRIPATLADLTRIPGIGPKRARKLHDALGIASLDDLASAAKAGKVRELEGFGEAVEAQFLEAIEAHRSKKQRFRISIAEDYAKGLEAYLKTARGVARVIVAGSYRRRRETVGDLDILATAADGAAVIDHFTRYDEIEDVVSKGSTRSTVRLKSGLQVDLRVVAEESYGAALQYFTGSKAHTVALRKIARAKGLKINEYGIYRGRKHLGGRKEEDLYGALGLAPVPPELRENRGEIEAARGGHLPELVTLDDIRGDLHAHTTASDGTSSLKEMAEAAKAMGYDYLAITDHSQHATVANGLDEKRLAAQLDEIDRLNDGMEGIRILKSCEVDILTDGTLDLPDSILKRLDLTVCSVHYHFDLASKAQTERILRAMDNRHFNILGHPTGRLVGEREPYPLDLDRIIEAAKERGCFLEVNAHPIRLDLDDVHCRAAKELGVKVSIATDAHSTTGLSVMRFGVDQARRGWLEKADVLNTHPWTKLEKMLAR